AAaagaaattttatttaaaaaacaaaattatgTCCTACCTAACTAACgggacaaaatttaaagtatGTCCAAAAGACCATACGAAATGCAAATAACTCTCATATGACTAACAAAATAAAGCCTCTGACTCTATGTTTTTTCACAATAAACTGTGAATTATTACCATAGCAGGAACAAAAAAAACCATTACACCTAAGAGAACATCTATAACCTTGACCACCTTCTAGGAAGAGTGCCAAGTACTGCATTTCCTACCTCTTTTTGTGTTTCTAAATACATCTATCATTTCCCTAATTACGGTTTGTATCTATTGGACTACAAAATTGCTATTAACACTCTTCCCTTAAAATATGTTGTTGCTTCTTGCCATCCATGTGTAGTAAATCAAAGCAACATAGACGGCCTCCGACTAATTTTGTATTTAAGCTTTATTAAATTTTtatatttattcttttttttcgGAATGACAAAGGACAAAATCTCAGTAGATCGTGACAACAAAGCCACTCTGCCAATTTACTCTTTGATACCAAAAGTTAGAAGAATGCACATTAATATTTTCAGTAGGTCATGACACCAAGATCACTCTGTCAATTATGGAAGCACGTTAAGGACGTAATTACCTGTAAGAGATCTCCAATGGTGACTATAAGGGAATCTTTTTCAGGCTGAAAAGACACCCAACCTTTCTTGGAATAAACATGAAACTCTGAGCATCCATTGCTAACATGCAAACACAAAGCATGAGGAAACTCAGATCCTCTTATCAACATTCTAATCACATCGTATTTTAAGGTGTTCATGTACTCTTCATCTCCTTTTATACTTCCCTTATGCTTATGTAGATAACATATAGAGGTTGCTGGCAAATCCCCTTGCTCATGCATCTCATCATTTTCATGAATTAACTTTTTAGCCGTGTTCTGCTGTAGGAATTGTAGGATTTTCCCAGCTATGTCTTCCATGCCAACCAAAAAAATTGCCATCTTTTCACTGTCATTAAAATTGAATAATTTTATTAGTACGTACGTCACGACAAGGTGAATTATCAGCTAATATGATCAGATTATCTCACATTGAAAGTCCGAATTATGAAGAGCAAGAAtaatgaaaggaaaaaaaaatagcaCGTGATACGTACTAATGATTTTAGTTTGTAAATATATGTGTACATACTATAACCAATTTAATAAACAAAAAGGTTGAATTTGCTGTAATTTGCAGCAAGTAATAATCAACTAATAGGTCCTGTTTTCACATATCATCAATATATGTTCAAGTCAAGTAATTAATTAATCGCGAATGCTTGTTTACTTGCACAATTACACCATCGACACAAACTTATATATGAAATTTAAACATTTATATCACTAGATTTCAACAATGAGTGTGATTAAAAACTGTCCTTGGAATATACTCCTAAATAGCACATCTTTTATAAAACCatttattgtgaatattgtatacATCTCTTTAACATCACGCTATACAAAACATGTGGTTCATTAGAAAATTCAAGCTAGATGTTGGCAGCATGCACGCATGTGTCTTTTATTTTCCGTGCGAGTTATGTCGTTCagataatttaaaaatatttatttttaagaaTTCAACACAATTGGGAACGTACTTTCTAGAGCAACAAAACACAACCCTAGGTGCTCAAATCTAAATGGTTGATTGGTTCCTAGAATTGACTAGCATTTTCGCTCAAATGACATtaaaattttcatatttgcatCTAAATCAATCTTTACTACAAAGGACTAACTAAATAACAAACACGATAAATTCAATTACCTGAAATTCGAAAATCCAAGAGGCCAAATTCCCTCCATTTCCTTGTTAAAATTTTGATCACCTCTACACCAAACAAACTCCTCACTCATATCTCTTTCCTCCTCTCCATGTATCTCCTCAAATCCATATGGCTTCTCACACGACCTTATCAATTTCGCTTTTCCTTCATTTGAAATCCCAAAAATACCCTCCCCGACAGACAAAACTGACTTGATCAAATCCCCTGTAATTCCGTGATTAACCACCTCAAAGCACCCAATCTTGGCAACCGAATCCATAATCTTCGAAACCGAATCATTATTTAACGATGCTAATGACTGAAAATCGAGTTTGGCTGGATTGAGAGTGGATTTTTGCCTTGGAAAAACGCGATCAGGAAGTACGAGGTCTGGTACTCTGAGTGAATTTTGAAGAAATTCCGTTAGGACTTGGTCGTTCCTGACGCAGGATCGCCGTCCTGAGGCGATCGGAGATGGAGGCGGTGCACGGAAATCGATGATGGAATTTTCCGGCATCGCATCCGGTGAAACTGACATCTTTTTTGTTATCTAAACAGCCTGGTTAATTATTCTTGGCGAGAAGAGTGGGAGGATTATAAAAAGAAGAGGAAGCAGTAATGATGGGAATGTTTGGAAAGTTGCATACAATTGGAGAATCGGCATGTCTCTTCACTTTTAATATGCTCTGCTTTACAGGTATGATGGTTTCTCTTCTTCCTTGCTAAGTACTACTACCTTTTGCTACTTTTCTTCTTTTTGAATTGAATTGATCACTGTATATAATTGCCAGCCTGACATGGACTGTTAAACAGGACTTGATCGATTGGGTTATTTTAGTGCCTTGTGTTGGCTGTGGCTTTTTATGAGTCTATCATACTTACAATTTTACGACAGTACTTACTCCGTTTCAATTCACGAAATTTAAGAAACTGAAAAAGTCTTTTGAGCGTAGTGCttttaaattaaagatatattaaatgtatatcaaaatgtttttttatttttatggtcTTAAACATATCATGTAGAAAGTTGGAATTCAAaagttgtcaaaaaaaaaaaagtcttttttAAAACGGACTAAGAagaaaataagataaaaaaattGAAACAGAGGATAATAATGAAAATTCATATAGTCGATCCCAATTTGTTATTTTGCTTGGACCGAGGTAGTTATTGTAATAAAGAAATCAGTTGATGCTGTTAACTCATGAATATGGACATTTAGTCTAGCATCTTTCTGTATGGTGATTAAGATTTGCTTTGTAATA
The nucleotide sequence above comes from Lycium barbarum isolate Lr01 chromosome 3, ASM1917538v2, whole genome shotgun sequence. Encoded proteins:
- the LOC132633411 gene encoding gibberellin 20-oxidase-like protein, whose product is MSVSPDAMPENSIIDFRAPPPSPIASGRRSCVRNDQVLTEFLQNSLRVPDLVLPDRVFPRQKSTLNPAKLDFQSLASLNNDSVSKIMDSVAKIGCFEVVNHGITGDLIKSVLSVGEGIFGISNEGKAKLIRSCEKPYGFEEIHGEEERDMSEEFVWCRGDQNFNKEMEGIWPLGFSNFSEKMAIFLVGMEDIAGKILQFLQQNTAKKLIHENDEMHEQGDLPATSICYLHKHKGSIKGDEEYMNTLKYDVIRMLIRGSEFPHALCLHVSNGCSEFHVYSKKGWVSFQPEKDSLIVTIGDLLQTWSGGQHKHVIGRPVFQGQIEDCVSMALLISPSKVTKDSTKHAKEKTVSIGQQIVIAIAFTLIYNFFIYIYKKF